The proteins below come from a single Plantactinospora sp. KBS50 genomic window:
- a CDS encoding DUF308 domain-containing protein — protein sequence MVKIPSLSRRREAEPESARDIDDDGLVDDRDPVDDTDPTPVSPPVGGAPAVAERTEERTTYRSATTDDADPESRAAGRRRAAERAATARAATRPARGEAAVPTAPERTVDESTVDGRTVDGRTLDGRTVDEHPVDERTETVRNRDDEARRTVLERTDDDRAEEVEPRPEVVVDRGPRPRASLLATTSLIIGVAGALFVLTGTLAGYGMVLGGIGALLGVAGLSATRRRHVAGTTEAMLGLIFGLGAVVLGILAMTGQFLWPSTDGDWVQRLREWLDAQFVDRF from the coding sequence GTGGTCAAGATTCCCTCGCTCTCCCGCCGCCGGGAGGCCGAACCCGAGTCCGCTCGGGACATCGACGACGATGGCCTGGTCGACGACCGGGATCCCGTGGACGACACCGACCCGACGCCGGTTTCCCCGCCCGTGGGCGGTGCCCCGGCGGTCGCCGAGCGGACCGAGGAGCGCACGACCTACCGCAGTGCCACGACCGACGACGCCGACCCGGAGTCGCGCGCGGCCGGCCGACGGCGCGCGGCCGAGCGGGCCGCGACGGCGCGGGCCGCCACCCGCCCGGCCCGCGGCGAGGCCGCCGTGCCGACCGCCCCGGAACGCACGGTCGACGAAAGCACCGTCGACGGGCGCACGGTCGACGGGCGCACCCTCGACGGGCGCACCGTCGACGAGCACCCGGTGGACGAGCGCACCGAGACGGTGCGGAACCGCGACGACGAGGCCCGCCGTACCGTGCTGGAGCGCACCGACGACGACCGCGCCGAGGAGGTCGAACCGCGACCCGAGGTGGTGGTCGACCGCGGCCCCCGGCCGCGGGCCAGCCTGCTCGCCACGACGAGCCTGATCATCGGGGTCGCCGGCGCGCTGTTCGTGCTCACCGGCACCCTGGCCGGGTACGGCATGGTGCTGGGCGGGATCGGCGCCCTGCTCGGGGTGGCCGGACTGTCCGCGACCCGGCGCCGGCATGTGGCCGGCACCACCGAGGCGATGCTCGGCCTGATCTTCGGGCTCGGCGCCGTGGTGCTCGGCATCCTGGCGATGACCGGGCAGTTCCTCTGGCCGAGCACCGACGGCGACTGGGTGCAGCGGCTCCGGGAGTGGCTTGACGCACAGTTTGTGGACCGCTTCTGA
- the ddaH gene encoding dimethylargininase: protein MTLDATDLAGRPPAGPRADHRHFLMCRPTYFTVEYAINPWMDPAAPVDPARAVAQWDTLRRTYLDLGHTVDLIDPLPGLPDMVFAANGATVVDGKAMAVQFRDPERADEAPAYRAWFERAGFEIHDPKHVNEGEGDILLAGDLLLAGTGFRTAHAAHAQLQEVFGRPVISLQLVDPRFYHLDTALCVLDERTVAYLPEAFSPGSRAALRRLFPDAVLATEADATVFGLNAVSDGRHVVMPIQATGLAAALRERGYETIGVDLSELRKSGGGPKCCTLTVRGKEAGR, encoded by the coding sequence ATGACGCTGGACGCCACGGACCTGGCCGGGCGACCGCCCGCCGGCCCGCGCGCCGACCACCGGCACTTCCTGATGTGTCGACCGACGTACTTCACGGTCGAGTACGCGATCAACCCCTGGATGGACCCGGCCGCCCCGGTCGACCCGGCGCGAGCGGTCGCGCAGTGGGACACGCTGCGGCGGACCTACCTCGACCTCGGCCACACCGTCGACCTGATCGACCCGCTGCCCGGCCTGCCGGACATGGTCTTCGCCGCCAACGGCGCGACCGTGGTGGACGGCAAGGCGATGGCGGTGCAGTTCCGCGACCCGGAGCGGGCCGACGAGGCGCCCGCCTACCGTGCCTGGTTCGAGCGCGCCGGGTTCGAGATCCACGACCCGAAGCACGTGAACGAGGGCGAGGGCGACATCCTGCTGGCCGGCGACCTGCTGCTGGCCGGCACCGGGTTCCGCACCGCGCACGCGGCGCACGCCCAGCTCCAGGAGGTCTTCGGCCGCCCGGTGATCAGCCTCCAGCTGGTCGACCCGCGCTTCTACCACCTGGACACCGCGCTCTGCGTGCTGGACGAGCGGACCGTGGCGTACCTGCCGGAGGCGTTCTCGCCCGGCAGCCGGGCCGCGCTGCGCCGGCTGTTCCCGGACGCGGTCCTGGCCACCGAGGCGGACGCCACGGTGTTCGGGCTCAACGCGGTCAGCGACGGACGGCATGTCGTGATGCCGATCCAGGCCACCGGCCTGGCGGCGGCGCTGCGCGAGCGCGGGTACGAGACCATCGGGGTCGACCTGTCCGAGCTGCGCAAGTCCGGCGGCGGGCCGAAGTGCTGCACGTTGACCGTACGCGGGAAAGAGGCGGGCCGATGA
- a CDS encoding 1-acyl-sn-glycerol-3-phosphate acyltransferase, whose amino-acid sequence MRLPPRWVRRVVLAPAVVLLAALLAGTLPVWLLVAAAASPVMPGRLRPLRVLWMATVYLVWDAAAVLALFVLWLASGFGWRKRSPAFQRAHYVLVGQFLTVLFWQARWTLRLRIDVVGTDPDTAQPGRPELVLSRHAGPGDSFILIHALVNWFAREPRIVLKDTLQWDPAVDVMLNRLPNRFLTTGDPAAGDSMVEQIGHLATGLDDDDVFVIFPEGGNFTPRRRVRAIARLRSRGLEAMAVRAEGLRNVLAPRPGGVLAALDAAPEAGVIFVAHTGLDRLTTVADIWRELPMDKRIVMRFWSVPPEEIPAGRQERIDWLFRWWSRIDEWVEAHR is encoded by the coding sequence ATGCGGTTGCCCCCGCGCTGGGTCCGGCGAGTCGTGCTGGCACCGGCGGTGGTGCTGCTCGCGGCGCTGCTGGCCGGCACGCTGCCGGTCTGGCTGCTGGTGGCCGCCGCCGCCTCGCCGGTGATGCCCGGCCGGCTGCGTCCGCTGCGGGTGCTCTGGATGGCGACCGTCTACCTCGTCTGGGACGCCGCCGCGGTGCTCGCGCTCTTCGTGCTCTGGCTGGCCTCGGGATTCGGCTGGCGGAAGCGGTCCCCGGCGTTCCAGCGCGCCCACTACGTGCTGGTCGGGCAGTTCCTCACCGTACTGTTCTGGCAGGCGCGCTGGACGCTGCGGCTGCGCATCGACGTGGTCGGCACCGACCCGGACACCGCCCAACCGGGCCGCCCGGAACTGGTGCTCAGCCGGCACGCCGGGCCGGGCGACTCGTTCATCCTGATTCACGCCCTGGTCAACTGGTTCGCCCGGGAACCGCGGATCGTGCTCAAGGACACCCTGCAGTGGGACCCGGCGGTGGACGTCATGCTCAACCGGCTGCCCAACCGGTTCCTGACCACGGGGGATCCCGCGGCGGGCGACTCGATGGTGGAGCAGATCGGCCACCTGGCCACCGGACTGGACGACGACGACGTCTTCGTGATCTTCCCGGAGGGCGGCAACTTCACCCCGCGCCGCCGCGTCCGCGCCATCGCCCGGTTGCGGTCGCGCGGGCTGGAGGCCATGGCGGTACGCGCCGAAGGGCTGCGCAACGTCCTCGCGCCGCGCCCGGGCGGCGTGCTGGCCGCGCTGGACGCGGCGCCCGAGGCGGGGGTCATCTTCGTCGCGCACACCGGGCTGGACCGGCTCACCACCGTGGCGGACATCTGGCGGGAACTGCCGATGGACAAGCGGATCGTCATGCGGTTCTGGTCGGTCCCGCCCGAGGAGATCCCGGCCGGCCGGCAGGAGCGGATCGACTGGCTGTTCCGCTGGTGGTCCCGGATCGACGAATGGGTGGAGGCACACCGGTAG
- a CDS encoding glycosyltransferase family 4 protein gives MSDRVEPVRSLRIAMVVPPWYELPPPGYGGLEQVCAALIDALVARGHDVTLFGAGARTGTLARFVASMPRPDEERIGQILPEMAHLARVDQMLSADAFDVVHDHTTAGPVFATRRPVPTVATVHNRPTGELADILADADPAVGLVAISHAQRRLRPELPWIDTVHNGLVRGMPTKSRPGTGPVLWLGRYVPDKGPDLAVHACRAAGLPLVLAGKCNETIEQEYLRDVIGPMAGPDVTVLRNIDRATTQRLLLEARCLVMPIRWEEPFGMVMLEAMATGTPVVALNRGAVPELVNPGETGLICDDPVDLATALREVAAIDPAACAEHVRRHFSADRMAEGYERVYHRWARDGRAGQLHPELTPVAHR, from the coding sequence ATGTCCGACCGGGTGGAGCCGGTGCGGTCGTTGCGGATCGCGATGGTCGTGCCGCCCTGGTACGAACTGCCTCCACCCGGCTACGGCGGGCTGGAACAGGTCTGCGCCGCCCTGATCGACGCGCTGGTGGCGCGCGGCCACGACGTCACCCTGTTCGGCGCGGGCGCCCGCACGGGCACCCTGGCCCGGTTCGTCGCCTCGATGCCGCGTCCGGACGAGGAGCGGATCGGGCAGATCCTGCCGGAGATGGCGCACCTGGCCCGGGTCGACCAGATGCTCAGCGCCGACGCGTTCGACGTGGTGCACGACCACACCACGGCGGGGCCGGTCTTCGCCACCCGCCGTCCGGTGCCCACGGTGGCCACCGTGCACAACCGACCCACCGGCGAACTCGCCGACATCCTCGCCGACGCGGATCCCGCGGTGGGGCTGGTCGCGATCTCCCACGCGCAGCGCCGGCTGCGCCCCGAACTGCCGTGGATCGACACCGTGCACAACGGACTGGTCCGGGGCATGCCGACCAAGTCCCGCCCCGGCACCGGCCCGGTGCTCTGGCTCGGCCGGTACGTCCCGGACAAGGGCCCGGACCTGGCCGTGCACGCCTGCCGGGCGGCCGGGCTGCCGCTGGTGCTGGCCGGCAAGTGCAACGAGACCATCGAGCAGGAGTACCTGCGGGACGTGATCGGCCCGATGGCCGGCCCGGACGTCACCGTGCTGCGCAACATCGACCGGGCCACCACCCAGCGGCTGCTGCTGGAGGCCCGCTGCCTGGTGATGCCGATCCGCTGGGAGGAGCCGTTCGGCATGGTGATGCTGGAGGCGATGGCCACCGGTACGCCGGTGGTGGCGCTGAACCGGGGCGCGGTGCCCGAACTGGTCAATCCCGGCGAGACGGGGCTGATCTGCGACGACCCGGTCGATCTGGCGACCGCGCTGCGCGAGGTCGCGGCCATCGACCCGGCGGCCTGCGCGGAGCACGTCCGCCGGCACTTCTCCGCCGACCGGATGGCCGAGGGCTACGAGCGGGTCTACCACCGGTGGGCGCGGGACGGCCGCGCCGGGCAGCTCCACCCGGAACTCACCCCGGTGGCCCACCGCTGA
- a CDS encoding BON domain-containing protein, with protein sequence MTTAMTRDDVETQRAVLAELGWEARVQPNEVGVSVSGGVVTLTGWVDSYAKKWAAERTAHRLRGVRAVANDIEVRLPGSAERLDPDIATAATRALEWDAFVPIENLDVTVSHAWVMLRGEVEWGYQKRAAERAVRRLAGVRGVTNLIAVRPAYRSVPQDVLRDIRNALVRSMEGTADEITVRIEGDSVVLTGTVHSWLEREEAERVAWSAPGVSAVEDHLVVAA encoded by the coding sequence ATGACGACGGCCATGACCCGGGACGACGTCGAGACCCAGCGGGCGGTCCTGGCGGAACTGGGCTGGGAGGCCCGGGTGCAGCCGAACGAGGTCGGCGTCTCGGTCAGCGGCGGCGTGGTGACGCTCACCGGGTGGGTGGACAGCTACGCCAAGAAGTGGGCGGCCGAGCGGACCGCCCACCGGCTCCGCGGGGTGCGTGCGGTGGCCAACGACATCGAGGTACGCCTGCCCGGCTCGGCCGAGCGGCTGGATCCGGACATCGCGACCGCGGCGACCAGGGCGCTGGAATGGGACGCGTTCGTGCCCATCGAGAACCTGGACGTGACGGTCTCGCACGCCTGGGTGATGCTGCGCGGCGAGGTCGAGTGGGGTTACCAGAAGCGCGCGGCCGAGCGCGCCGTCCGGCGGCTCGCCGGGGTGCGCGGGGTGACGAACCTGATCGCCGTGCGTCCGGCGTACCGGTCGGTCCCGCAGGACGTCCTGCGGGACATCCGGAACGCCCTGGTGCGCAGCATGGAGGGGACCGCCGACGAGATCACGGTGCGGATCGAGGGGGACAGCGTCGTGCTCACCGGCACCGTGCACTCCTGGCTGGAACGGGAGGAGGCGGAGCGGGTGGCCTGGTCGGCTCCGGGGGTGAGCGCGGTCGAGGATCACCTCGTCGTGGCCGCCTGA
- a CDS encoding S1C family serine protease has protein sequence MTEHENDPQRPPAPADAESSHPTAELSRAERGESGSVPSQPAAPASPADPAAPSFAAPPPGQAAPDAGRAAPEQSAPSAGQEQPAPASGAGYGPGSGAPYRPAGFGDRPAGFGGYPAPGGQYGPYQPAAGTHPHAAWQQPGQQSQYGQQTPYGQPARYGQPAQAQHGQQAQHGQQADAQHQQSGWAGTHGYAAGAGTPGAPHQPYPGADQPPAWAQGHPAPDRRPSRAGRYAAVAAVALALMAGSGVAGGVVALALDSGHGTVSKTYTAAPVINQNDLPKIAAQVQNSVVSITTENGEGSGVILSADGYVLTNNHVVASATGDTVKVIFADGKNATAEIVGTDPKSDLAVIKASGVSDLAAATFGDSDAMQVGDTVLALGSPLGLEGSVTAGIISAKDRTIRTSDQNEQQNPFQQQQQTVQSISGLLQTDAPINPGNSGGALVNTRGEVIGINSAIATSGQSSGNIGLGFAIPSNKAKAVAEALRNGEKVSHPSLGVSVAAAENGGALVNSVVPDSPAAKAGLQQGDVITRFGDKTINDSDDLVAAVQGGKVGDQVEMSFTRNGTQKAATVTLAESS, from the coding sequence ATGACCGAGCACGAGAACGACCCGCAGCGGCCGCCGGCCCCCGCCGACGCCGAGTCGTCGCACCCCACCGCCGAGCTGTCCCGCGCCGAGCGCGGCGAGTCCGGCTCCGTCCCGTCGCAACCCGCCGCGCCGGCTTCGCCGGCCGACCCCGCGGCGCCCAGCTTCGCCGCCCCGCCGCCCGGCCAGGCCGCTCCGGACGCCGGCCGTGCGGCACCGGAGCAGAGCGCGCCGAGCGCCGGCCAGGAGCAGCCCGCGCCGGCCTCCGGCGCCGGCTACGGACCCGGCTCGGGCGCGCCGTACCGACCCGCCGGCTTCGGGGACCGGCCGGCCGGCTTCGGCGGCTACCCGGCGCCCGGCGGCCAGTACGGGCCGTACCAGCCGGCGGCCGGGACGCACCCGCACGCCGCCTGGCAGCAGCCCGGCCAGCAGAGCCAGTACGGACAGCAGACCCCGTACGGTCAGCCGGCCCGGTACGGTCAGCCGGCTCAGGCCCAGCACGGCCAGCAGGCCCAGCACGGCCAGCAGGCTGACGCGCAGCATCAGCAGTCCGGCTGGGCCGGCACGCACGGGTACGCAGCCGGAGCCGGTACGCCGGGTGCGCCGCACCAGCCGTACCCCGGTGCGGACCAGCCGCCCGCCTGGGCGCAGGGCCACCCGGCGCCCGACCGCCGGCCGAGCCGGGCGGGCCGGTACGCCGCCGTGGCGGCCGTGGCGTTGGCGCTGATGGCCGGCTCGGGGGTGGCCGGCGGCGTGGTGGCGCTCGCCCTGGACAGCGGGCACGGCACCGTCTCGAAGACGTACACCGCGGCGCCGGTGATCAACCAGAACGACCTGCCCAAGATCGCCGCACAGGTGCAGAACAGCGTCGTGTCGATCACCACGGAGAACGGCGAGGGCTCCGGTGTGATCCTCAGCGCCGACGGCTATGTGCTGACCAACAATCACGTCGTGGCCAGCGCCACCGGGGACACCGTCAAGGTCATCTTCGCGGACGGCAAGAACGCCACGGCCGAGATCGTCGGTACCGACCCGAAGAGCGACCTGGCCGTGATCAAGGCGTCCGGGGTGTCCGACCTCGCTGCCGCCACCTTCGGCGACAGCGACGCCATGCAGGTCGGCGACACGGTGCTGGCTCTCGGCAGCCCGCTCGGCCTGGAGGGATCGGTCACCGCGGGCATCATCAGCGCCAAGGACCGGACCATCCGCACCAGCGACCAGAACGAGCAGCAGAACCCGTTCCAGCAACAGCAGCAGACCGTGCAGTCGATCTCCGGACTGCTGCAGACCGACGCCCCGATCAACCCCGGCAACTCCGGCGGTGCGCTGGTCAACACCCGGGGCGAGGTGATCGGCATCAACAGCGCCATCGCCACCTCGGGGCAGAGCAGCGGCAACATCGGGCTCGGCTTCGCCATCCCGAGCAACAAGGCCAAGGCGGTCGCCGAGGCGCTGCGCAACGGGGAGAAGGTCAGCCACCCGTCGCTCGGGGTCAGCGTCGCGGCGGCCGAGAACGGCGGCGCGCTGGTCAACTCGGTGGTCCCGGACAGCCCCGCCGCCAAGGCCGGTCTCCAGCAGGGTGACGTGATCACCAGGTTCGGCGACAAGACGATCAACGACTCGGACGATCTGGTGGCGGCCGTGCAGGGCGGCAAGGTCGGCGACCAGGTCGAGATGTCGTTCACCAGAAATGGAACGCAGAAGGCCGCAACCGTAACGCTCGCCGAATCGTCCTAA
- a CDS encoding cell wall metabolism sensor histidine kinase WalK: protein MTDTLPLKGRVRSIPLRVKLVAAVLALVTAALVVISLATAYFLHNYLIGQIDSDLRVLAKTVQTKPPAGTSKYVPLPTDYLAVTVDPNSGQVVGLGYDNTRFSGQDLPAWPDKPDEFAERFGQAPVTVSARSGNARWRIMYVQLSDGNFALIGEQLSDIDQAVKQLLWIDVLVGGGVLILLASVGAGIVRTSLRPLVDIERTAAAIAGGDLTRRIPDPEPDVPEPTSELGRLSRALNTMLSQIEAAFTARAASETAARHAESAARDAAVAAQASESRARRSEERMRQFIADASHELRTPLTSIRGFAELYRQGAVTTPEDSARLLRRIEDEASRMGLLVEDLLLLARLDRERPLELAPVELPVLAADTVQAAQAVAPDREIALEVEPGSGQLLVLGDDARLRQVLTNLMTNALSHTPPEAGITVRLRAETGNLAVVEVADTGPGLSAEQAERVFERFYRADSARTRRSGGNGNQGTGLGLAIVAALVAAHHGTVEVRETPGGGATFRVRLPRLPDSGPDDEALS from the coding sequence GTGACCGACACCCTGCCGCTGAAGGGCCGGGTCCGCAGCATCCCGCTGCGGGTCAAGCTGGTGGCGGCCGTGCTGGCGCTGGTCACCGCGGCCCTCGTGGTGATCAGCCTGGCCACCGCCTACTTCCTGCACAACTACCTCATCGGGCAGATCGACAGCGACCTGCGCGTGCTGGCCAAGACCGTGCAGACCAAGCCCCCGGCGGGGACGAGCAAGTACGTGCCGCTGCCCACCGACTACCTGGCGGTGACCGTCGACCCGAACTCCGGCCAGGTGGTCGGGCTCGGTTACGACAACACCCGGTTCTCCGGCCAGGACCTGCCGGCCTGGCCCGACAAGCCGGACGAGTTCGCCGAGCGGTTCGGCCAGGCGCCGGTCACCGTGTCCGCCCGGTCCGGCAACGCGCGCTGGCGGATCATGTACGTGCAGCTCTCGGACGGCAACTTCGCACTGATCGGCGAGCAGCTCAGCGACATCGACCAGGCGGTCAAGCAACTGCTCTGGATCGACGTACTGGTGGGTGGCGGGGTGTTGATCCTGCTGGCCTCGGTGGGCGCCGGCATCGTGCGGACCAGCCTGCGTCCGCTGGTGGACATCGAGCGGACGGCGGCGGCCATCGCCGGCGGTGACCTGACCCGCCGGATCCCGGACCCGGAGCCCGACGTGCCGGAGCCGACCTCCGAACTGGGCCGGCTGTCCCGGGCGCTGAACACGATGCTGAGCCAGATCGAGGCCGCGTTCACCGCCCGTGCCGCCTCGGAGACCGCGGCCCGGCACGCCGAGTCGGCGGCCCGGGACGCGGCCGTGGCCGCCCAGGCGTCCGAGTCACGGGCGCGGCGCTCGGAGGAACGGATGCGGCAGTTCATCGCGGACGCCTCGCACGAGCTGCGCACCCCGCTGACGTCGATCCGCGGGTTCGCCGAGCTGTACCGGCAGGGTGCCGTCACCACCCCCGAGGACTCGGCCCGGCTGCTGCGGCGGATCGAGGACGAGGCGTCCCGGATGGGGCTGCTGGTCGAGGACCTGCTGCTGCTGGCCCGGCTGGACCGGGAACGACCGCTGGAGTTGGCGCCGGTGGAGCTGCCGGTGCTGGCCGCGGACACCGTGCAGGCCGCCCAGGCCGTCGCGCCGGACCGGGAGATCGCGCTGGAGGTCGAGCCGGGCTCCGGTCAGCTCCTGGTGCTCGGCGACGACGCCCGGCTGCGGCAGGTGCTGACCAACCTGATGACCAACGCGCTCAGCCACACCCCGCCGGAGGCGGGGATCACGGTCCGGCTGCGCGCCGAGACCGGGAACCTCGCCGTGGTGGAGGTGGCGGACACCGGTCCCGGCCTCTCGGCCGAGCAGGCCGAGCGGGTCTTCGAACGCTTCTACCGCGCCGACAGCGCCCGTACCCGCCGCTCCGGCGGCAACGGCAACCAGGGCACGGGGCTGGGCCTGGCCATCGTGGCCGCGCTGGTCGCGGCCCACCACGGCACCGTCGAGGTGCGGGAGACGCCGGGCGGTGGCGCCACCTTCCGGGTACGGCTGCCCCGGCTGCCCGACAGCGGCCCGGACGACGAGGCTCTCAGCTAA
- a CDS encoding response regulator transcription factor yields MAATQTEARLLVVEDDPNILELLSASLRFAGFDVATATSGSAAVTAARDRRPDLVVLDVMLPDLDGFEVIKIMREGGTRTPVVFLTARDATDDKIRGLTLGGDDYVTKPFSLEELTARIRAVLRRTSGGESPTSRLTFADLELDEETHEVYRGGQRVQLSPTEFKLLRYLMLNANRVLSKAQILDHVWNYDFRGDDNIVESYISYLRRKVDNVEPRLIHTLRGVGYVLRKPAA; encoded by the coding sequence ATGGCCGCAACGCAGACCGAGGCGAGACTGCTCGTCGTCGAGGATGATCCGAACATCCTCGAACTGCTCTCCGCCAGCCTCCGCTTCGCGGGCTTCGATGTGGCGACCGCGACCAGCGGCAGCGCCGCGGTCACCGCCGCGCGGGACCGGCGGCCCGATCTGGTGGTCCTCGACGTGATGCTGCCGGATCTGGACGGCTTCGAGGTAATCAAGATCATGCGGGAGGGCGGCACCCGTACGCCGGTGGTCTTCCTGACCGCGCGGGACGCCACCGACGACAAGATCCGCGGTTTGACGCTGGGCGGCGACGACTACGTCACCAAGCCGTTCAGCCTGGAGGAGCTGACGGCCCGGATCCGCGCCGTGCTGCGGCGTACCTCCGGCGGCGAGTCGCCCACCTCCCGGCTGACCTTCGCCGACCTGGAGCTGGATGAGGAGACCCACGAGGTGTACCGGGGCGGCCAGCGCGTGCAGCTCTCGCCCACCGAGTTCAAGCTGCTGCGGTACCTCATGCTCAACGCCAACCGGGTGCTGTCCAAGGCGCAGATCCTCGACCACGTCTGGAACTACGACTTCCGCGGCGACGACAACATCGTCGAGTCGTACATCTCCTACCTGCGGCGCAAGGTGGACAACGTGGAGCCCCGGCTGATCCACACGCTGCGCGGCGTCGGGTACGTCCTGCGCAAGCCGGCGGCGTGA
- a CDS encoding PadR family transcriptional regulator: protein MTPVFSHGRLRLYLLKLLADGPRHGYELIRLLEKRFLGLYAPSAGTIYPRLQRLEAEGLVRHTAAGGRKTYEITEAGRDELRRRDAEVTDLESAIRDSVADLTDLAQDIRAEVGDSVRDLKRELRDAVSAARGAGRTWSAGRTRSAGGWAPDVRRPGAGPDDAGGPDGPDDPDGTDGTGDPDRAAADAAGRPARGCAAATDPAGELERKLNEFVAEAWALVNARHRVTETQARTAIRILDGTLDGLRRLLR from the coding sequence GTGACCCCGGTGTTCAGCCACGGCCGGCTCCGGTTGTACCTGCTGAAGCTGCTGGCCGACGGCCCCCGGCACGGCTACGAGCTGATCCGGCTGCTGGAGAAGCGGTTCCTCGGCCTGTACGCCCCGAGCGCCGGAACGATCTACCCGCGGTTGCAGCGGCTGGAGGCCGAGGGACTGGTACGGCACACCGCGGCCGGCGGGCGCAAGACGTACGAGATCACCGAGGCGGGCCGGGACGAACTGCGCCGGCGGGACGCGGAGGTGACCGACCTGGAGTCGGCGATCCGGGACTCGGTCGCGGATCTCACCGACCTGGCCCAGGACATCCGGGCCGAGGTCGGCGACTCGGTGCGGGATCTCAAGCGGGAGTTGCGGGACGCGGTCAGCGCGGCCCGGGGCGCCGGACGGACCTGGTCGGCCGGACGGACCCGGTCCGCGGGTGGGTGGGCGCCCGACGTGCGGCGGCCCGGCGCCGGCCCGGACGACGCCGGCGGCCCGGACGGCCCGGACGACCCCGACGGCACCGACGGCACCGGCGACCCGGACCGCGCCGCCGCCGACGCCGCCGGCCGGCCCGCAAGAGGGTGCGCGGCGGCCACCGATCCGGCCGGGGAACTGGAACGGAAGCTCAACGAGTTCGTCGCCGAGGCGTGGGCGTTGGTCAACGCGCGTCACCGGGTCACCGAGACCCAGGCGCGGACCGCCATCCGGATCCTCGACGGCACGCTCGACGGGCTGCGCCGGCTGCTGCGCTGA
- a CDS encoding 1-acyl-sn-glycerol-3-phosphate acyltransferase — protein sequence MTGAAAGDRFWHPRADCGPGCLPAEPAGRVGRPRRCLRLAGLFGVLLLGLGLLPALWLLRAGRAPADRVRPRRVPPDGAVGRVPPGGRVGRAWARAVLRVLGVRLTVTGAGRLPTRRALLVANHTSWLDIVAVLAVAPTRMVAKAEVRRWPLFGQLAAVAGTVFIDRSRPRALPGTVREVATALRSGGLVTVFPEGTTWCGTPRAGRCDGSGRFRPALFQAALDAGAAVVPLTIGYAAAAGSTATTAAAFLGQESLYASLRRVLAVPDLVISITVAPALHPAPGADRRNLARVAGSASGFRPAPARTRVPVPTG from the coding sequence ATGACCGGTGCGGCCGCGGGCGACCGGTTCTGGCATCCCCGCGCGGACTGCGGGCCGGGATGCCTGCCGGCGGAGCCGGCCGGCCGGGTGGGCCGGCCGCGCCGGTGCCTGCGCCTGGCCGGGCTGTTCGGGGTGCTGCTGCTGGGGCTGGGCCTGCTGCCGGCGCTGTGGCTGCTGCGTGCCGGGCGGGCACCGGCCGACCGGGTACGGCCCCGCCGGGTGCCGCCGGACGGCGCGGTGGGTCGGGTGCCGCCGGGCGGCCGGGTGGGCCGGGCCTGGGCGCGGGCGGTGCTGCGGGTGCTCGGGGTACGGCTCACCGTCACCGGCGCCGGGCGACTGCCGACCCGGCGCGCCCTGCTGGTCGCCAACCACACGTCCTGGCTGGACATCGTCGCCGTACTGGCCGTGGCGCCGACCCGGATGGTCGCCAAGGCCGAGGTGCGGCGCTGGCCGCTGTTCGGACAGTTGGCGGCCGTGGCCGGCACGGTGTTCATCGACCGCTCGCGGCCGCGGGCGTTGCCCGGCACGGTCCGCGAGGTCGCCACGGCGCTCCGGTCCGGCGGCCTGGTCACGGTCTTTCCCGAGGGAACGACCTGGTGCGGCACGCCCCGGGCCGGCCGGTGCGACGGTTCCGGCCGGTTCCGCCCGGCGCTGTTCCAGGCGGCGCTGGACGCCGGCGCCGCGGTGGTGCCGCTGACCATCGGGTACGCCGCGGCGGCCGGGTCGACCGCTACCACCGCCGCCGCGTTCCTCGGGCAGGAGAGCCTGTACGCCTCGTTGCGCCGGGTGCTGGCGGTCCCCGATCTCGTCATCTCGATCACCGTGGCACCGGCGCTGCATCCCGCGCCCGGCGCCGACCGGCGGAACCTGGCCCGGGTGGCCGGTTCCGCTTCCGGGTTCCGGCCGGCGCCGGCCCGCACCCGGGTGCCGGTCCCGACCGGCTGA